The Metabacillus schmidteae nucleotide sequence AAACTTTATTTCTCAATATAAACCTGTAGAAAAGAGTTAAACAAGTGTATATATATCATAATTCAAAGTTTATAAAAGATTCTGAAGCCACGATTTCTCCATTTGATCATGGCTTTCTTTATGGTTTAGGTGTATTTGAAACGTTTCGAGTATATAAGGGTTTCCCATTTCTATTGCACGATCATTTGGACCGCCTTCAAGTAGCCATAGACGAGGTAGGAATATCGTATAAAATAAATCGCCACGAAATCTTTGAAATCATTCAAGAGTTGATTACGATCAATCAGTATGAGTCAGAAGATGTTACAGTCCGCTTAAATATTTCTGCAGGGAATGGGGAAGTCGGTCACCTTCTTCAAGTATATGATTATCCAACAGTACTCTGTTTTTTAAGAAAAGCACCACCATTAAACATGACTGAAAAAAGTGCTACAATCTTAAATTTGAGGCGAAATACACCTGAAGGTAATTATCGTCTTAAGTCCCACCATTATTTAAATAATATTCTTGGAAAAAGGGAGCTTATCCATACACCTACTATAGATGGCATTTTTTTAACTGAGCAAGGTTTTGTAGCTGAAGGGATTGTATCAAACATTTTTTGGGGAGATGAGAATGAAGTATATACCCCATCACTAGATACAGGTATATTAAATGGAATTACGAGGAAATTTGTTATCAGATGTTTACAGAAGCTTCAAATACCAGTAAGAGAAGGATTTTTCAGAAAAGAACAAATGTTCGAATCTGAAGAAGTGATTATGACGAACTCATCGCAAGAACTTTTAGCTATAAAAGATATTGACGGATATGAATTTAGAGGAAAAAATGGAATAATTATTCAGAAGTTATATGACTTATATAAGAGTAATAGGACGAAACTATTAAGTATAGATGAGTTGTAAAGGATTGAAGATGATGGAACAAATAACGAAGAAACATCGGCAAGTTAAATGCGGGAAATACACACTAAATATTCAGGATAAGACAATGATCATGGGGATTTTAAATATAACTCCTGATTCATTTTCAGATGGCGGACGTTATATTGACATTGAAAAAGCTATAGAACATGCAAAAGAAATGATTAAACAAGGTGCAGATATTATTGATATTGGCGGAGAGTCAACCAGACCAGGGTCAACAATTGTTACAGTTGAAGAAGAAGTGAAACGTGTCATACCGGTCATAGAAAGGTTATCCAGAGAGATTGATGTCCCTATTTCAATTGATACGTATAAAGCAGAAGTAGCCAAGCAGGCCGTTGAGGCAGGGGCAACGATTATAAATGATGTATGGGGAGCTAAAGCGGATCCACAAATGGCGAATGTAGCAGCTGCATATGACGTACCAATTATTCTTATGCATAATCGAGACAATCAAAATTATGATGAATTAATTCCAGATATGATTGCAGATTTGATGGAATCTGTTACGATAGCCAAGAATGCCGGAGTTAAGGATGAAAACATAATCCTGGATCCTGGTATTGGTTTTGCCAAAACGATGGATGATAATTTAGTGGTTATGAGAAACTTGGAAGCATTTGTTCAATTAGGTTATCCTCTATTACTAGCGACTTCTCGTAAAAGGTTTATAGGGCACGTTCTTGATTTACCTCCTACAGAACGAATGGAAGGTACGGGTGCAACTGTTTGTCTTGGTATTCAAAAGGGATGTCATATGGTTAGAGTCCATGATGTGTTAGAAATAGCAAGAATGGCTAAGATGATGGATGCAATGCTTGGAAAGGGAGGGGAGCATAATCGATAAGATCTATGTAAATGGTATGGAGTTTTACGGATACCATGGTGTGTTTGCAGAGGAAAATAAACTTGGACAACGATTTAGAGTTGATTTAGTGGTAGAATTAGATTTGAAGAGAGCGGGAGAAACGGATGAATTAGAATATAGTGTGAACTATGCCTCGCTATATAAAGTTTGTCAGGAGATTGTTGAAGGTCAGCCGGTAAAGCTTGTTGAGTCTCTTGCAGAGCAAATTGCTGCTAAAATCTTAGTCGATTTTCCCTTGATATCCTATTGTACCGTAAAGGTTATAAAACCGGATCCTCCTATTCCAGGACATTATAAAGAGGTAGCGGTGGAAATTAAAAGGGGAAGATCATGAAAAATCATGCCTATATAGCTCTTGGTTCAAATATAGGAGACCGAGAACAATATCTCATAGATGCGATAAAGAAGATTCATAATTACCCAAATATTAAGGTGGTAAATATATCCTCCATTTATGAAACTGATCCAGTTGGTTATACAGATCAAGATGAATTTTTAAATATGGTTATATCCATTAATACTGATTTAACAGCATTTCAACTATTATCAGCTTTACAGGAAATTGAGGAACACCTAAATCGAAAACGAGATATTAGGTGGGGGCCACGAACTTTAGACCTTGACATTTTGTTATTTAATTATGAAAATATTGAAGCAGAACAATTAATTGTTCCTCATCCTAGAATGCATGAACGAGCTTTTGTTCTTATTCCATTATTTGAGTTAAATCAAGATGTAAGAATACCAAGTATAGATGAGCCAATCTCGACTATCATAGATCAATTACACGATAAAGAAGGAGTACGAATATGGAAGCAGAAAAATGGGGTAGACGTATTCGCGCTTTTAGAAAGTTAAAAGGATATACCCAAGAAAGCTTTGCGAAAGATCTTGGAGTTTCTGTTTCTGTATTAGGGGAAATAGAAAGAGGCAATCGTGAACCCAGCAAGGAATTTTTAGAGGATGTGGCTAAATCTCTTAATGTAACAATTGAAGAGCTAAGTCCAAATGATGTTGGTAGATAGGAGGTTAGAAAAAATTTGTTTAAAATTGGCGATATTGAATTAAAGAACCGTGTTGTTCTGGCACCAATGGCTGGAGTTTGTAACTCGGCATTTCGTTTAACAGTAAAAGAATTTGGTGCAGGTTTAGTATGTGCGGAAATGGTCAGTGATAAAGCCATTCTATTAAATAATGCAAGAACAATGGGCATGCTTTATATAGATGAACGTGAAAAACCACTAAGCTTGCAAATTTTTGGTGGAGAAAAAGAAACGCTAGTTGAAGCAGCTAAATTTGTTGATAAAAATACAACGGCTGATATCATTGACATAAACATGGGTTGCCCTGTTCCGAAGATTACTAAATGTGATGCTGGTGCCAAGTGGTTATTAGATCCCAACAAGATTTATGATATGGTATCAGCTGTAGTTGAAGCGGTTGATAAACCTGTTACGGTTAAAATGCGTATGGGATGGGACGATGAGCATATCTTTGCTGTCCAAAATGCGCAGGCTATTGAACGTGCAGGAGCTAAAGCAGTTGCTCTGCATGGTCGTACAAGAGTACAAATGTATGAAGGAACGGCTAATTGGGATATCATTAAAGAAGTGAAAGAATCAGTTAGTATTCCTGTAATAGGCAATGGTGATGTAACAACACCTCAAGATGCGAAGCGCATGCTTGATGAAACAGGTGTTGATGGTGTCATGATCGGACGTGCGGCTTTAGGTAATCCATGGATGATCTATCGAACAGTGAAATATTTAGAAACTGGCAAGTTAATGGATGAGCCGGGAGTACGTGAAAAAATGGAAGTTTGCAAGCTTCATTTAGATCGTTTGATTGCTCTTAAAAATGAAAATATAGCTGTACGTGAAATGAGAAAACATGCAGCCTGGTACCTAAAGGGTATACGTGGCAATGCTAAAGTTCGTAATGATATAAATATCATGAACACAAGAGATGAATTTGTTACACTTTTAGATGAATTTGTTTTAGAAATGGAAGAAAAAGAAAAAAGTGCTATTCAAGCAGGTTAAGCCTAAAATTGTGAAGGGGCTGTTATACTGCCAGTATATCTGGCAGTTTTCTGCTTTTTTTATTTAGTGAAGAAGGAGTGTTATAGATGAGTCAGGAAGAATTTAATCAAGAAGAATTAAGTGATCAACTCAAAGTCAGAAGAGAGAAATTACATAACTTAAGAGAACAAGGGTTAGACCCATTCGGTAAACGTTTCGAAAGAACACATCAAACAGAAGAAATTATTACTGAATTCAGTGATTTTGAGAAGGAAGAGTTGGAAGAGAAAGAAGCTTCGGTCACAATTGCAGGTAGAATTATGACAAAGCGGGGAAAAGGAAAAGCTGGTTTTGCTCATATTCAAGATTTAACTGGTCAAATCCAAATTTATGTCCGTAAAGATGAGATTGGTGAGGAAGCTTACGAAATCTTTAATACAGCTGACCTAGGGGATATTATCGGTGTTACTGGTGTTATTTTCAAAACAAAAGTTGGAGAGCTTTCTATTAAAGTCAAATCCTTTGAATTATTAACTAAGTCTCTACGTCCACTGCCTGATAAGTTTCATGGTTTAAAAGACATAGAACAACGTTATCGTCAAAGATATGTTGATTTGATTATGAGCCCTGAAAGTAAGAAAACATTTATTACAAGAAGTAAAATCATACAAGCAATGCGACGCTATTTAGATGATCAGGGATACTTAGAAGTGGAGACTCCTACTATGCATTCAATCCCGGGAGGAGCATCTGCTCGTCCGTTTATTACGCATCATAATGCTTTGGATATGCCTTTGTATATGCGTATTGCCATTGAGCTTCATTTAAAAAGACTTATTGTCGGCGGGTTAGAAAAAGTTTATGAAATTGGCCGTGTGTTTAGAAATGAGGGTGTTTCAACACGTCACAATCCTGAATTCACTATGATCGAACTTTATGAAGCGTATGCAGATTATAAAGATATTATGTCATTAACTGAAAATGTTATTGCGCATATTGCGAAAGAAGTATTAGGTACTACAACAGTTCAGTACGGTGATTATGAGGTAAACCTTGAACCGGAATGGACAAGACTGCATATGGTAGATGCTATAAAAGAACATACTGGTGCAGATTTCTGGAAAGAGATGTCTGATGAAGAAGCTCGTGAACTCGCGAAAGAGCATAATGTTGAAATTAACGAACATATGCAATATGGGCATATAGTTAATGAATTCTTTGAACAAAAGGTTGAAGAAAAGTTAATTCAACCTACGTTTATATATGGTCACCCAGTAGAAATTTCTCCTTTAGCTAAGAAAAATGATCAA carries:
- the folK gene encoding 2-amino-4-hydroxy-6-hydroxymethyldihydropteridine diphosphokinase, with product MKNHAYIALGSNIGDREQYLIDAIKKIHNYPNIKVVNISSIYETDPVGYTDQDEFLNMVISINTDLTAFQLLSALQEIEEHLNRKRDIRWGPRTLDLDILLFNYENIEAEQLIVPHPRMHERAFVLIPLFELNQDVRIPSIDEPISTIIDQLHDKEGVRIWKQKNGVDVFALLES
- the folP gene encoding dihydropteroate synthase; its protein translation is MEQITKKHRQVKCGKYTLNIQDKTMIMGILNITPDSFSDGGRYIDIEKAIEHAKEMIKQGADIIDIGGESTRPGSTIVTVEEEVKRVIPVIERLSREIDVPISIDTYKAEVAKQAVEAGATIINDVWGAKADPQMANVAAAYDVPIILMHNRDNQNYDELIPDMIADLMESVTIAKNAGVKDENIILDPGIGFAKTMDDNLVVMRNLEAFVQLGYPLLLATSRKRFIGHVLDLPPTERMEGTGATVCLGIQKGCHMVRVHDVLEIARMAKMMDAMLGKGGEHNR
- the lysS gene encoding lysine--tRNA ligase: MSQEEFNQEELSDQLKVRREKLHNLREQGLDPFGKRFERTHQTEEIITEFSDFEKEELEEKEASVTIAGRIMTKRGKGKAGFAHIQDLTGQIQIYVRKDEIGEEAYEIFNTADLGDIIGVTGVIFKTKVGELSIKVKSFELLTKSLRPLPDKFHGLKDIEQRYRQRYVDLIMSPESKKTFITRSKIIQAMRRYLDDQGYLEVETPTMHSIPGGASARPFITHHNALDMPLYMRIAIELHLKRLIVGGLEKVYEIGRVFRNEGVSTRHNPEFTMIELYEAYADYKDIMSLTENVIAHIAKEVLGTTTVQYGDYEVNLEPEWTRLHMVDAIKEHTGADFWKEMSDEEARELAKEHNVEINEHMQYGHIVNEFFEQKVEEKLIQPTFIYGHPVEISPLAKKNDQDPRFTDRFELFIVAREHANAFTELNDPIDQKERFEAQLKEREQGNDEAHMMDEDFIEALEYGMPPTGGLGIGIDRLVMLLTNSPSIRDVLLFPQMRHR
- the dusB gene encoding tRNA dihydrouridine synthase DusB, which gives rise to MFKIGDIELKNRVVLAPMAGVCNSAFRLTVKEFGAGLVCAEMVSDKAILLNNARTMGMLYIDEREKPLSLQIFGGEKETLVEAAKFVDKNTTADIIDINMGCPVPKITKCDAGAKWLLDPNKIYDMVSAVVEAVDKPVTVKMRMGWDDEHIFAVQNAQAIERAGAKAVALHGRTRVQMYEGTANWDIIKEVKESVSIPVIGNGDVTTPQDAKRMLDETGVDGVMIGRAALGNPWMIYRTVKYLETGKLMDEPGVREKMEVCKLHLDRLIALKNENIAVREMRKHAAWYLKGIRGNAKVRNDINIMNTRDEFVTLLDEFVLEMEEKEKSAIQAG
- the folB gene encoding dihydroneopterin aldolase; this translates as MDKIYVNGMEFYGYHGVFAEENKLGQRFRVDLVVELDLKRAGETDELEYSVNYASLYKVCQEIVEGQPVKLVESLAEQIAAKILVDFPLISYCTVKVIKPDPPIPGHYKEVAVEIKRGRS
- the pabC gene encoding aminodeoxychorismate lyase, with amino-acid sequence MYIYHNSKFIKDSEATISPFDHGFLYGLGVFETFRVYKGFPFLLHDHLDRLQVAIDEVGISYKINRHEIFEIIQELITINQYESEDVTVRLNISAGNGEVGHLLQVYDYPTVLCFLRKAPPLNMTEKSATILNLRRNTPEGNYRLKSHHYLNNILGKRELIHTPTIDGIFLTEQGFVAEGIVSNIFWGDENEVYTPSLDTGILNGITRKFVIRCLQKLQIPVREGFFRKEQMFESEEVIMTNSSQELLAIKDIDGYEFRGKNGIIIQKLYDLYKSNRTKLLSIDEL
- a CDS encoding helix-turn-helix domain-containing protein, which codes for MEAEKWGRRIRAFRKLKGYTQESFAKDLGVSVSVLGEIERGNREPSKEFLEDVAKSLNVTIEELSPNDVGR